The genomic window CAAGTCCGGCAAGTTGGTGGTTCGCTCCAAGCAAACCGGCATGCAAAAAGTGGCAACCCTGCGTTGGGACGGCCAAGTGGCCCAGTCCCGCATGGAAAACCTGTTGAGCGCTTTCTACGGCAAGGACAAAGTCCACGCAGTACTGTCGCCCTATGATGGCCTCTCGATCGGCATCATCTCCGCACTCAAAGGCGTCGGTTACGGCACTGCGGCCCAACCTATGCCCTTCGTGAGCGGCCAAGACGCGGAAGTACCTTCTGTGAAGTCCATCCTTCGCAAGGAACAGTACTCCACTATCTTCAAGGACACCCGCGAGTTGGCCAAGGTAACTGCCAACATGGTGGACGCAGTCATGTCCGGCAAGCAGCCTGAAATCAATGACACCAAGACCTATAACAACAAGGTCAAGGTGGTGCCTTCCTACTTGCTCAAGCCTGTGGCTGTGGACTTGTCCAACTACAAGCAAGTATTGGTAGGTAGCGGTTACATCAAAGAAGAGCAGCTGAAGTAATCTTTAGCGGCGGTAAAGAGGCCCTGTGCCCCACAGCACAGGGCTTTTTACATTCTTCTGGTTCAAGAGAACGATCGTTGAGGCACCATGGCTGAACCCATTTTAGAAATGCGTGGAATGCGCAAGACATTCCACGGCGTGACCGCCCTAAGCAATGTGAACCTCACAGTGCAAGAAGGCCAGATCCACGCCGTCGTCGGCGAAAACGGCGCCGGCAAATCCACCCTGATGAAAGTGTTGAGCGGTGTCTACCCCCACGGCGACTACGAAGGCACCATCCGCTACCAGGGCGAAGAATGCCGCTTCCGCGGCATACACGACAGTGAAGAAAAAGGCATCATCATCATTCACCAGGAGCTGGCCCTGGTGCCCCTGCTGTCGATTACGGAAAACATCTTCCTCGGCAATGAACAGGCCAAAGGTGGCGTGATTGACTGGAACGCGTCTTACGTCAAAACCCAGGCTTTGCTGAAAAAAGTCGGCTTGAAAGAGTCCCCCGACACCCTGATTACTAATTTGGGTGTAGGTAAACAGCAGCTCATCGAGATTGCCAAAGCGCTGTCCAAAGAGGTCAAACTTCTGATCCTCGATGAGCCTACCGCCAGTCTGAATGAGACCGACAGCGATGCGCTGCTGGAGCTGCTGCTCGAGCTCAAGCGCCAGGGCATTTCCTGCATCTTGATTTCGCACAAGCTCAACGAGATCTCCAAGGTCGCAGACGCCATTACGGTGCTACGAGACGGTGCAACCGTGGCTTCACTGGATTGCCGCGCGGAACCCGTCAGTGAAGACCTCATCATCCGCCACATGGTCGGGCGTGAAATGGCAGATCGCTACCCCAAGCGCACACCCCATGTGGGTGACACGGTGTTTGAAGTGCGCGACTGGGTGGTGCACCACGCGATTCACCCCGAGCGCAAAGTCATCAAGGGCGTGAACCTGCACGTGAAACGCGGCGAAATTGTCGGTATTGCCGGTCTCATGGGCGCAGGCCGTACCGAACTGGCCATGAGTATTTTCGGCCGTACCTATGGCCAGAACATCAGCGGCAAAGTGCTGCTCAATGGCAAAGAAGTCGACACCAGCACGGTGCAAAAAGCGATTGACCACGGCATCGCCTATGTCACCGAAGACCGCAAGGGCTACGGACTGGTGCTGGACGAAACCATTGCCTGGAACACCACGCTCGCCAACCTGCCCGCCGTGGCAAAGAGGACGGTGGTCGACGAAGGTCGCGAGTTCAACGTGGCCCAGGACTTCCGCAAAAAGCTCAACATCCGCAGCCCCAATGTATTTGCCCGCACGGTTAACTTGTCGGGTGGCAATCAGCAAAAAGTGGTGCTGAGCAAGTGGCTGTTTTCGGAGCCCGAAGTGCTCATCCTCGATGAGCCAACCCGCGGCATCGACGTGGGTGCCAAGTATGAGATCTACACCATCATCGCGCAGCTCGCCGCCGAGGGGAAATGCGTGCTGATGATCTCCAGCGAGATGCCCGAGTTGCTGGGCATGTGCGACCGGATCTGTGTATTGAATGAAGGCGCCTTTGTAGCGGAATTCCCGGCTGCAGAGGCAACACAAGAAAAAATTATGCGTTCCATCGTGACGTCAGGAGTGAACTGAAATGACAAGCACAACCCCGGAAACAAACGCCCCCGCTACCGGCGGCGGCATGGCTTTCCTGAAAAGCAATCTGCGTGAATACGGCCTGCTGATTTCTCTGGTCATCATCATGGTGTTCTTCCAGGTGCAGACCGATGGCACCTTGTTTCAGCCCCTGAATCTGACCAACCTGATCCTGCAAAACAGCTACATCATTGTGATGGCGCTGGGCATGCTGCTGGTCATCGTGGCCGGTCACATTGATCTGTCGGTGGGCTCAGTGTGCGGCTTCGTTGGAGCAGTGGCGGCGGTGCTGATGGTGAACTACAACTGGCACTATGTGCCTGCCACCATCGTCTGCCTGATTTTGGGTGGATTGATTGGGGCCGCTCAAGGCTATTGGGTCGCGTTTTACAAAATCCCTTCTTTCATTGTCACTCTGGCCGGCATGTTGGTTTTCAAGGGACTGGCCCTCGCAGTGCTGGAGGGCGCGTCAGTGGGCCCCTTCCCACCGGAGTTCCAATTGCTCAGCACGGGCTTCATTCCGGATCCATTTGCGGGCGAGACCTTGCGCGTTGCCACACTGGTAGTCGGCCTAGTGATCGCCTTGATGATGCTGGTGAGCAAAGTGCGTGGTCGTGCAAATCGTGCAGCGCATGGCATGGAAAACGAACCCGTTCTGTTGTTCGGAATCACCAACCTGATCTTCATCGGCATGATCGTGGCCTTCAGCTACCAGCTGGCGTCTTACAAAGGTCTGCCCAACGTGCTGGTCGTCATGCTGCTGTTGATGCTGGTGTA from Rhodoferax potami includes these protein-coding regions:
- the mmsB gene encoding multiple monosaccharide ABC transporter permease, whose amino-acid sequence is MTSTTPETNAPATGGGMAFLKSNLREYGLLISLVIIMVFFQVQTDGTLFQPLNLTNLILQNSYIIVMALGMLLVIVAGHIDLSVGSVCGFVGAVAAVLMVNYNWHYVPATIVCLILGGLIGAAQGYWVAFYKIPSFIVTLAGMLVFKGLALAVLEGASVGPFPPEFQLLSTGFIPDPFAGETLRVATLVVGLVIALMMLVSKVRGRANRAAHGMENEPVLLFGITNLIFIGMIVAFSYQLASYKGLPNVLVVMLLLMLVYDFVASRTTIGRRIYALGGNEKAAKLSGIRTERLTFYTFINMGVLAALAGLIFAARLNTATPKAGLGFELDVIAACFIGGASASGGVGKVLGAVIGAFIMGVMNNGMSIMGIGIDWQQVIKGLVLLAAVCFDVYNKNK
- the mmsA gene encoding multiple monosaccharide ABC transporter ATP-binding protein, giving the protein MAEPILEMRGMRKTFHGVTALSNVNLTVQEGQIHAVVGENGAGKSTLMKVLSGVYPHGDYEGTIRYQGEECRFRGIHDSEEKGIIIIHQELALVPLLSITENIFLGNEQAKGGVIDWNASYVKTQALLKKVGLKESPDTLITNLGVGKQQLIEIAKALSKEVKLLILDEPTASLNETDSDALLELLLELKRQGISCILISHKLNEISKVADAITVLRDGATVASLDCRAEPVSEDLIIRHMVGREMADRYPKRTPHVGDTVFEVRDWVVHHAIHPERKVIKGVNLHVKRGEIVGIAGLMGAGRTELAMSIFGRTYGQNISGKVLLNGKEVDTSTVQKAIDHGIAYVTEDRKGYGLVLDETIAWNTTLANLPAVAKRTVVDEGREFNVAQDFRKKLNIRSPNVFARTVNLSGGNQQKVVLSKWLFSEPEVLILDEPTRGIDVGAKYEIYTIIAQLAAEGKCVLMISSEMPELLGMCDRICVLNEGAFVAEFPAAEATQEKIMRSIVTSGVN